The genomic window ACTTTTCAACTTTAACAGCGCGCCATATTCCGCCCGCTCTCGATCGTTGGATAACTTTTCGTAGGCAGGATTCACAAACTTGGATAAAATTTCACCCTCTTGGAGTTTCTCTGCCACATTGGTGGTACCAGAACTATCAGGGTGAAGCCGTCGCGCAATTTGTAAGTACCGTGTACGCATTGCCTTGGCATCAGTATCAATCGGCACCCCCAATATTGCATGGAGGTCAGTGAAATCTGATGCAAATAGCCCTTGTTTAATCTGGAAAGCCATCTTTCGCTATCTCACGTATCCAATCATATCTGCATCACTCTAGTGTACTGTCTCCATTCCACCAACTGCATTGGCAACGTCGGGGAGAACTCGGTCGGGCCAGCTAGAAAGGGGGCGTACCTGCATTAACTCGCGACTCAGGGCTGGATGCAACGGACCGTTGGTTGCCAAAATTCGCCCGGAATTGAGGATCAGGAGGCTGCCATCATAGGCGGTAACTTGGCCGCCTGCCTCTGTGACCAAGATCACCCCCGCAGCCATGTCCCAGAGCGACAATCCCCGCTCCCAGAAACCATCGACGCGACCGCAGGCCACATAGGCTAAATCGATGGCAGCTGCCCCACCTCGCCGTACCCCCTGGGTGAGATGGGTGAGATGGCAGAATTCTGCATAATTGTTATCAGCGGTTTCCCGGCGATCGTAGGCAAACCCAGTCACTAAAAGACTGCGATCTAAATCTCGGGTTGCCGAAACTTGGATGGGCCGACGGTTCCGGGTTGCTCCCAAACCTTTCCCCGCCCGGAATAACTCTTGGTGGAAGGGGTCAAAAATCGCACCGACAATCGGCTCTCCGGCGCAAAGTAACCCCACTGACACTGCAGAAAACGGATATTGATGGGCATAGTTGGTTGTGCCGTCCAGGGGATCAATTGCCCATAGGAAGTTACTGTCTGCATTCCCCAGGTGTCCGGTTTCCTCGGTCAAAATGGCATGGTCAGGGACATGGCGATGGAGGGTTTCTAGAACCGCCACCTCTGCAGCTTTATCTGCTTCAGTGACCAAATCACCGGGGCGGCCCTTTTCCTGAACATCTTCCAGCTTGCCCCAAAAAGTTTGCAGAACCGCACCCGCTGCAAGAACAGCCTCCGTGGCGATATCGAGATAAATCTGGAGCTGAGACGAGGATGGCAGAGTCATTTGTATTGTGAGGGCAATTGGCGACGAAATTCTGCGGGGGTTTGACGCATGGGTTGTTGCGGATTCCAAATTCCCAATCCTAGGATTCTGGCTCGTTCCTGTGCCCGGGCCAGTCGTTGATCGTACTGGGTATTGGGCGATCGCGGCACGACGAGGGCATATCCCTGAGCCACTAATTGCTCGTTCACGAGCTGCCCCGATCGCCAGACATAGACGAGGCGGCGGTGAAATCGATCCCTTGGTTCGACATCAAATTCTAGAACCACAGGCTGTGATTCCACCCAGGCGGCTAATTGCTGGCGGGCATCTCGTCCCCAGGGGTATTGCCGCACATCGGGTGCTTCAATCCCAATTAATCGTAACTGTTCCCGTCCCTGATGGGTGACGATTTCCACGGTTTGTCCACTGAGCACCCGCTGCACCTGCACTGAAGTACCATGGGGAGACGTTCCCTGACAACCCGAGATCGCCAGCAATCCCCAGACCCAGTTCAATTGTCTCAGGCAGACCCACCACTGCCCCATTGCCCTGCCTCACTCTTCATCCAAGGGTAACCCGACGCGCACCCGCCCCCGGCCAAAATAACGACCAAATTGAAGTTCATAGACTTCATCCTCATCTTGGGTTTCCACAATTAAATCCGAGCGAGGATAACTGACGCAGAGCAAAGCATAGCCCTGAGATCTTAACTCTGGAGAGAGTCCCATCGCTTCTGGCTGATACAGATCACCCGACATTACCCGCACGGCACAGGTGGTGCAGGCTCCGTTGCGACAGGAAAAGGGCAACTCAACTCCCTGATCTTCAGCCGCGTGTAAAATGTACCGATCGTCCGGAACCGTGATCCTATGCCAGATTTCCTGTTGGCGATCGTGGATCTGAATATTATGGGAACAACCCATTCCGTACTCTCCTCTTTTCAGGGATAGCGTTCCTCTGCTAACATAGCGGATCTGGGAACACTTAGTTGACCAATTCCATCTGGAGAGATGGCCGAGTGGTTGAAGGCGCAGCACTGGAAATGCTGTTTAGGGGTAACTTTAACGAGGGTTCGAATCCCTCTCTCTCCGTTGTTAAATCCTTCCGTCGAACAATTCCATGACTCCAAATCTGCTGCCCATCTGTTGGCCGTAAACTTGGAGGATATTCTGGGCCTGAATATATGGGGAACCGGAATCTGGGTGAAGTTAGAAGGGCACCAGCTCAAAATTCTCCTGAAAAAAGCATTCAAATAACACGTTAGGACTCATTACAGCTAGCCACCTAAAAACTAACTTGACAGGCCCAGCCTCAGAAAAGCCTCTGGAAGGGAACCGTTAAAATGTGAGGTGGATGATTAACCTCTGATACAAATCCCTATGCTGCACCCTACGGTAGAGTTTCAGGACGAATTTGATGTCGTGGTGGTGGGCGCAGGACATGCTGGCTGTGAAGCCGCACTGGCAACGGCTCGCCTGGGCTGTCGCATCCTATTGCTGACCCTGAATCTGGATAAAGTTGCGTGGCAGCCTTGCAACCCAGCCGTTGGTGGCCCTGCAAAATCTCAACTAGTGCACGAAATTGATGCCCTTGGTGGCGAGATTGGCAAGATCAGCGATCGCACCTATCTGCAAAAAAGGGTGTTAAACCACTCCCGAGGGCCAGCGGTGTGGGCACTACGAGCTCAGACGGACAAGCGTGAGTACACGGCGGTGATGAAAAGCCTGATTGAGAATCAGACGCACCTGACGCTGCGGGAGTC from Neosynechococcus sphagnicola sy1 includes these protein-coding regions:
- a CDS encoding inositol monophosphatase family protein; translated protein: MTLPSSSQLQIYLDIATEAVLAAGAVLQTFWGKLEDVQEKGRPGDLVTEADKAAEVAVLETLHRHVPDHAILTEETGHLGNADSNFLWAIDPLDGTTNYAHQYPFSAVSVGLLCAGEPIVGAIFDPFHQELFRAGKGLGATRNRRPIQVSATRDLDRSLLVTGFAYDRRETADNNYAEFCHLTHLTQGVRRGGAAAIDLAYVACGRVDGFWERGLSLWDMAAGVILVTEAGGQVTAYDGSLLILNSGRILATNGPLHPALSRELMQVRPLSSWPDRVLPDVANAVGGMETVH
- a CDS encoding thermonuclease family protein translates to MGQWWVCLRQLNWVWGLLAISGCQGTSPHGTSVQVQRVLSGQTVEIVTHQGREQLRLIGIEAPDVRQYPWGRDARQQLAAWVESQPVVLEFDVEPRDRFHRRLVYVWRSGQLVNEQLVAQGYALVVPRSPNTQYDQRLARAQERARILGLGIWNPQQPMRQTPAEFRRQLPSQYK
- a CDS encoding 2Fe-2S iron-sulfur cluster-binding protein, with amino-acid sequence MGCSHNIQIHDRQQEIWHRITVPDDRYILHAAEDQGVELPFSCRNGACTTCAVRVMSGDLYQPEAMGLSPELRSQGYALLCVSYPRSDLIVETQDEDEVYELQFGRYFGRGRVRVGLPLDEE